From Oncorhynchus kisutch isolate 150728-3 unplaced genomic scaffold, Okis_V2 scaffold2070, whole genome shotgun sequence:
CTGACGGCCCTCAACCCCTTGGGACCCTTGCCTACCACAGCTTCTCTCCTGGGTCCAGACCTGGAGTCACAGCCCCCTGACGGCCCTCAACCCCCTGGGACACTTGCCCACCGCAGCTTCTCTCCTGGGTCCAGACCTAGAGTCACAGCCCCCTGACGGCCCTCAACCCCCTGGGACACTTGCCCACCGCAGCTTCTCTCCTGGGTCCAGACCTGGACCACAGCCCCCTGACGGCCCTCAACCCCCTGGGACACTTGCCCACCACAGCTTCTCTCCTGGATCCAGACCTGGAGTCACAGCCCGCTGACAGTAAATACAGTGGGGggaaacagtatttagtcagccaccaattgtgcaagttctcccacttaaaaagatgagagaggcctgtaattttcatccagaaaaccacattgtaggatttttttaatgaatttatttgtacctatgatgaaaattacaggcctctctcatctttttaagtgggagaactttttgactaaatacttttttttacttttttttgccccactgtatatatatatatgacaatgACTCACCTCCAGGCCTGCGTCTGTGATGGTGGACCTCTTCAGACTGACCGACTTCACCCCCTTCTTGGATAAGGGGTAGTTATCAATGAACTCACAGATGTCCAGGTCTGAAACTCCCACCAGACAGAACGCCTGGAACCCCCTGAGAGCGAAGGCCTGCAGGCTGACAAACTCCTTGTCTCCGCCGGGGAGCAGGGCGTACAGCTCCTTGGCGTGGAGGATGGGCGTGACCCCCTCCCAGAACTTAGACTGGTACAGCACTTTCCTCCAGGTCCTACACACCTGGGCCAGGACACACTTCTCAGCCGTGGTGAAGTACCACAGCAGCCTGTTGAGCAGCTTCTCATCCAGGGCCAGCTGGCGCTCCAGGGGCGGCAGAAGGGCCAGAGGCAGGGTGAGGGGAAGGTGAGGCTTGGGGAAGGTGAGGGGGACCTGGCGCAGCGGGGGTTTGAGGGCGGTCAGGGGGCTGTGGTCCAGGTCTGGACCCAGGAGA
This genomic window contains:
- the LOC109886425 gene encoding F-box/LRR-repeat protein 16 codes for the protein MLNMSTPSELKSPCVPRNGMVKLPPQPNGLGSASITKGTPAAKNRLCQSSSVPGILPPPSLPYHLDPLNPLGPSLLGPDLDHSPLTALKPPLRQVPLTFPKPHLPLTLPLALLPPLERQLALDEKLLNRLLWYFTTAEKCVLAQVCRTWRKVLYQSKFWEGVTPILHAKELYALLPGGDKEFVSLQAFALRGFQAFCLVGVSDLDICEFIDNYPLSKKGVKSVSLKRSTITDAGLEVWIQERSCGGQVSQGVEGRQGAVVQVWTQERSCGGQVSQGVEGRQGAVTLGLDPGEKLRWASVPGG